One window of the Candidatus Latescibacterota bacterium genome contains the following:
- a CDS encoding YitT family protein, with translation MNEQAGGNALKKFNSRTFTEYLFITLGAAIMSLGVAVFLIDAKVVPGGVTGLSMTVHYLFGGKVSVGILMWVMNLPLFIWGVKE, from the coding sequence ATGAATGAACAAGCTGGAGGAAACGCATTGAAGAAATTCAATTCCCGGACATTCACCGAATATCTCTTCATAACTCTGGGGGCGGCGATAATGTCTCTGGGTGTTGCCGTCTTTCTCATAGATGCCAAAGTAGTTCCCGGTGGAGTGACTGGACTCTCCATGACCGTGCATTACCTTTTCGGAGGAAAGGTGTCGGTGGGAATCCTGATGTGGGTGATGAACCTCCCCCTCTTCATATGGGGAGTGAAGGAGC
- the selD gene encoding selenide, water dikinase SelD encodes MLPVYLDYNATTPISPEVAEAMRPFLDEYFGNPSSSHWYGLQARKTVSDARRSLARLLGCNPDEVIFTSGGSESNNLAIKGAAFALREKGDHIITSSIEHPAVMEVCRFLEGEGFRVTYLPVDYGGLVSIDDFRDAISPGTIFATVMHANNEVGTIQPVSGLAAAAREKGIIFHSDAAQSVGKVPVKVDELGVDLLSVAGHKFYAPKGIGALYIRPGVKLTKLIHGADHERNIRAGTENILEIAGLGKAAEVAERDLEKNMVHMGKMRDRLQDLLIAGSPGIRVNGSVDHRLTNTLSVSFPLVEANTLLDEITEDVAASAGAACHTDSIDVSLVLEAMKIPVDIAMGTIRLSTGRTTTLDEVDRAAKIILKAASRLAPGADIVVDTAEDEDVIRLTRYTHGLGCACKLRPQDLEKVLEGLPAPDDADVLVGKDTSDDAAVYRVSDDIAIVQTVDFFTPIVDDPFTFGVIAAANSLSDLYAMGAKPLFGLNIVGFPDKRLSLDILRKIMEGGLAKADEAGISIIGGHTIEDSEPKYGLAVTGTIHPDSILRNSGARPGDSIILTKPLGTGIIATAMKNGSANRETEEKAISVMSCLNRTAAETMVDFPVNACTDVTGFGLVGHLREMTKGSGIDAELWMESIPLIDGARELAVEGNIPGGTVNNHLFTADMTDWDETISETDRLVICDAQTSGGLLISLPRGEAVRLHDMLLSRGVDSAIIGSFTEKGTGRIRIKRNE; translated from the coding sequence ATGCTTCCTGTCTATCTCGATTATAATGCTACTACGCCGATCTCTCCTGAGGTTGCGGAGGCCATGAGACCGTTTCTCGACGAATATTTTGGCAATCCTTCGAGTTCCCACTGGTACGGCCTGCAGGCAAGAAAAACGGTAAGTGACGCCCGAAGATCGCTGGCCAGGCTGCTCGGGTGCAATCCTGATGAGGTGATTTTCACCAGCGGCGGAAGTGAATCGAATAATCTGGCAATCAAAGGGGCAGCTTTTGCCCTCAGGGAAAAGGGCGACCACATTATAACTTCATCGATAGAGCATCCAGCTGTCATGGAAGTATGCCGGTTTCTGGAGGGCGAGGGATTCAGGGTCACATACCTGCCAGTTGACTATGGGGGGCTTGTCTCCATCGATGATTTCCGGGACGCCATATCTCCCGGTACTATCTTTGCCACGGTCATGCATGCAAATAATGAAGTCGGCACTATCCAGCCTGTTAGCGGACTCGCAGCCGCCGCCAGGGAAAAGGGAATTATCTTTCATTCCGACGCAGCTCAGTCAGTTGGAAAGGTGCCTGTAAAAGTCGACGAGCTTGGAGTGGATCTCCTCTCTGTGGCGGGGCACAAGTTCTATGCGCCAAAAGGGATCGGCGCGCTGTATATAAGGCCCGGCGTCAAACTGACCAAGCTGATTCACGGAGCAGATCATGAGAGGAACATAAGGGCGGGAACAGAGAATATTCTCGAGATCGCCGGTCTGGGCAAGGCCGCTGAAGTAGCTGAAAGAGACCTGGAAAAAAACATGGTTCATATGGGAAAGATGAGAGACAGGCTCCAGGACCTTCTGATCGCCGGCTCACCCGGAATCAGGGTGAACGGGAGCGTCGATCACAGGCTTACCAATACTCTCAGTGTGAGTTTCCCTCTCGTGGAAGCGAATACACTGCTCGATGAGATCACTGAAGATGTAGCTGCCTCCGCGGGCGCGGCCTGCCATACAGATTCGATCGATGTCTCCCTTGTCCTTGAGGCCATGAAGATACCGGTAGATATAGCAATGGGGACCATCAGGCTTTCGACGGGGCGTACGACCACTTTGGACGAGGTGGACAGAGCAGCGAAGATCATCCTCAAAGCGGCCAGCAGACTCGCTCCCGGCGCGGATATAGTGGTAGACACGGCAGAGGATGAAGATGTGATCAGGTTGACCAGGTACACTCATGGCCTCGGATGTGCCTGTAAGTTGAGACCCCAGGACCTTGAGAAAGTGCTGGAAGGCCTGCCCGCTCCTGACGATGCCGATGTCCTGGTCGGAAAGGACACGTCCGACGACGCCGCAGTATACAGGGTCAGTGACGATATCGCGATTGTACAGACTGTCGATTTCTTTACGCCGATCGTCGACGATCCTTTTACATTTGGAGTCATCGCCGCTGCAAATTCGCTGAGCGATCTCTACGCGATGGGTGCAAAACCGTTGTTCGGCCTGAACATCGTCGGATTTCCAGACAAGAGGTTGTCTCTCGATATTCTGCGTAAGATTATGGAAGGGGGCCTCGCGAAGGCAGATGAGGCCGGAATATCGATCATCGGGGGACATACTATTGAAGATTCCGAGCCCAAGTATGGGCTGGCTGTCACCGGCACAATCCATCCGGATTCCATACTACGGAATTCAGGAGCCAGACCTGGTGACAGCATCATCCTTACCAAGCCTCTTGGAACGGGAATAATTGCCACAGCAATGAAAAATGGGAGCGCGAATAGAGAGACTGAGGAAAAGGCGATATCTGTGATGAGTTGTCTTAACCGCACGGCTGCCGAGACGATGGTCGATTTTCCGGTGAACGCCTGTACTGATGTGACCGGATTCGGGCTTGTAGGACATCTGAGAGAGATGACGAAAGGAAGCGGAATCGATGCTGAGTTGTGGATGGAAAGTATTCCGCTTATCGATGGGGCCAGAGAACTGGCTGTGGAGGGAAATATTCCGGGAGGAACCGTGAACAATCATCTATTCACGGCAGATATGACAGACTGGGATGAAACGATCTCCGAGACAGACCGTCTGGTGATCTGCGATGCACAGACGTCTGGAGGGCTTCTGATATCCCTGCCACGGGGTGAGGCCGTCAGGCTTCACGATATGCTCCTCAGCCGCGGAGTGGATTCCGCGATCATAGGTTCGTTCACAGAGAAGGGGACGGGCCGCATCAGGATCAAAAGGAATGAATGA
- a CDS encoding DMT family transporter, with product MQSKRLKSEILLLTASAIWGFAFVAQRAGMEHVGPFIFNGIRFALGTIVLAPIAIRSVRQDGRPVGRFVILIGGIAGLILFFGASLQQMGLVYTTAGKAGFITGLYVVLVPILGIAFRQKTSAGTWAGVFLAGIGLYFLSFTGRFTIGRGDLLVLAGTFFWASHVILIGAVIGRVNALVLAVTQFSVCSILSIAASLFTESTSIQGLQDAAIPILYGGLFSVAIAYTLQLLAQKHTPPSHAAILLSLETVFAAIGGWMVLNEIIPPRGLIGCAFMLVGILVSQLGVRRGKRR from the coding sequence TTGCAATCAAAAAGATTAAAATCAGAGATCCTGCTTCTCACCGCATCAGCGATCTGGGGATTCGCTTTTGTCGCACAGAGAGCAGGGATGGAGCATGTCGGCCCGTTCATATTCAACGGGATCCGATTCGCTCTGGGAACTATTGTCCTGGCTCCCATCGCGATCCGTTCAGTCAGACAGGACGGCAGGCCCGTGGGTCGTTTCGTAATACTTATCGGGGGGATTGCGGGCCTTATCCTTTTCTTCGGCGCTTCACTACAGCAGATGGGGCTGGTCTACACGACCGCAGGCAAGGCGGGGTTCATCACCGGCCTGTATGTCGTTCTGGTCCCGATCCTTGGTATTGCATTCAGGCAAAAGACCAGCGCCGGTACGTGGGCTGGAGTGTTTCTGGCTGGCATTGGACTGTATTTTCTCAGCTTTACAGGCCGGTTCACGATCGGAAGAGGAGATCTTCTTGTTCTGGCAGGAACATTTTTCTGGGCATCGCATGTAATCCTGATAGGAGCGGTCATAGGAAGAGTAAACGCGCTTGTCCTTGCCGTCACACAGTTTTCTGTCTGCTCGATCCTCAGTATCGCTGCTTCCCTGTTCACGGAATCTACTTCGATCCAGGGATTACAGGACGCGGCCATCCCTATCCTGTATGGTGGACTGTTCTCGGTAGCAATAGCATATACACTTCAACTGTTGGCCCAGAAGCATACACCACCTTCCCACGCTGCGATCCTCCTCAGCCTTGAGACTGTCTTTGCCGCCATCGGGGGCTGGATGGTCCTGAACGAGATCATCCCGCCAAGAGGACTTATAGGATGTGCTTTCATGCTTGTCGGTATCCTCGTATCCCAACTGGGTGTCAGAAGAGGCAAGAGAAGATAA
- a CDS encoding DUF4097 domain-containing protein, producing MKKTSTMIIAMLIVALCASAGFTRGDDEVIKRFDDVKRIRISTVSGDCLVKTHKSNEVIVELYRDVYPEDAMDYRIKESGGKLIIKEEWHGRSSSGEVKWTLTVPADIDIEFSTASGDFEISGVSGDVEVSTASGDISAEDMDGELDVSTASGEVRLIDVRGEKEVSTASGDIYIENVTEEVELSTASGDIEAVNVEGDIELSTASGDIEVSDSKGIFSLSTASGTVKAYDIIIDGNSRFSTASGSVKVRLSETSEYDMDLSTASGNVSLDYNGNEVIGYFEFKARKRRGRIVSPFDFDDEEEYRRHGDDWVRKWFSKKGDDPSVILSTASGTVTLKK from the coding sequence ATGAAGAAGACTTCGACAATGATCATAGCCATGTTGATCGTAGCACTGTGTGCCAGTGCCGGATTCACGCGCGGAGATGATGAAGTCATCAAGCGATTCGATGATGTCAAGCGCATCAGGATCAGCACGGTCAGTGGAGACTGCCTCGTAAAGACACACAAGTCGAATGAGGTGATAGTTGAACTCTACCGGGACGTATATCCTGAAGACGCGATGGATTACAGGATCAAAGAGTCAGGCGGCAAGCTGATCATTAAAGAGGAATGGCACGGTAGAAGCAGTAGTGGAGAGGTCAAATGGACTTTGACCGTACCTGCGGATATCGACATCGAATTCTCAACTGCTTCGGGGGATTTTGAGATCTCGGGTGTCAGTGGAGACGTAGAAGTCAGCACCGCATCGGGAGATATTTCAGCAGAAGACATGGACGGTGAACTCGATGTCTCGACTGCGAGCGGTGAGGTCAGACTGATAGACGTCAGGGGCGAGAAGGAAGTCTCGACTGCGAGTGGGGACATCTATATCGAGAATGTCACCGAGGAGGTCGAACTTTCGACGGCCAGTGGCGATATCGAAGCTGTCAACGTTGAGGGCGATATCGAGTTGAGTACTGCTTCCGGTGATATCGAGGTCTCAGATTCAAAGGGTATATTCAGCCTTTCGACTGCCAGCGGGACTGTAAAGGCCTATGATATTATCATCGACGGTAACAGCAGATTCTCTACTGCCTCGGGTAGCGTGAAGGTAAGACTGTCTGAGACCAGCGAGTATGATATGGATCTTTCGACTGCTTCGGGTAACGTATCGCTTGATTACAACGGTAATGAAGTGATCGGGTATTTCGAATTCAAAGCGAGGAAGCGAAGGGGACGTATAGTAAGCCCGTTCGACTTCGACGATGAGGAAGAATATCGCAGACACGGAGATGACTGGGTCCGCAAGTGGTTTTCGAAGAAGGGGGATGATCCTTCCGTTATCCTGAGCACGGCTTCAGGGACGGTGACACTTAAAAAGTAA
- a CDS encoding helix-turn-helix domain-containing protein, with translation MINNYRKHTFRKYPVVFRPIVCQCLFAVLILLIPVITSGTGYSGEETVTLRWNTVSGLPGEDVRALARSDEGYLWIGTGNGLVRFDGFRFVVFDQYNTPELGTNGILSLFVGEGNILWIGTDGEGMTLLRNGFFERFDDENKLADGHIRAIHGDPFGNIWIATELGIHRFDGESIFSFGLEDGFADDLFTSVTIDGWGHAWMGTLRGGIGALYENTVQLIDYDPDLASLSVLSLESVPDGRVFVGTMTGLYSIWPHTGIFEWLEQMGTQPVTALSSRMDGTHLAGTMTAGLKMMNGDEVSDLLMEEDLRYSHIQSIFTCTDGSIWAGTRNRGLIQVRNARVGRISEAQGLPTGSVYPIIGDDNGTLWIGSGNNGLFVSRNGSVTEKYSVDTGLAGDMVRALLLHGMDEVWVGTMAGGISILSGDRITNLDAGRGLPSNNITAFIEGGDGCVLVGTDNGVARVSFSEKGANVEELVLAGETVRTFYKDIDGSVLAATRNGIWKLGGDVQERLEYGGSERGSDILSLHRGIDGRLWAGTAGNGLMRIGPDSVRTCDSSDGLPGDYIYSITGDELGVLWMSCEKGVFRIDIDSVGSFFDGAAVMLVPELFDEAEGMPASACSGYCSPSYWVSGDGGRLYPTTGGIAVFDGPGEARIETVPVVIIESMTVDDDPVDIHQIVKLSNSAGKVEFRFTALVCRSPEKCRFLCRLVGPVSSLSTVMMGKERVVSYRDLPAGDYRMTVRAAGNGGRWSRNTATAIFSIGLPFYRTARFGFLSTSSVILASFVWFAGVRYSRKRKQRSKYRTVTIGDDQMEKALDGLVKLMEEDKIFLDPDLTLKKLAGMLRIHYNQLSMIINGKFDVSFNDFVNGHRVKAVKEMFSDPANDNRNILEIAYDAGFYSKSTFNTAFRKFTGTTPSKYRKRTS, from the coding sequence ATGATCAATAATTATCGAAAACACACATTCAGGAAATATCCGGTGGTTTTTCGGCCGATAGTCTGCCAGTGTCTCTTCGCTGTGCTTATACTATTGATCCCGGTGATTACAAGTGGAACGGGATATTCCGGAGAAGAGACTGTCACGCTGAGATGGAACACTGTTTCGGGGCTTCCCGGAGAAGATGTCAGGGCCCTGGCGAGGTCTGACGAGGGGTACCTGTGGATAGGGACGGGAAATGGTCTCGTTCGTTTTGACGGGTTCAGATTTGTCGTCTTCGATCAGTACAACACTCCGGAGCTGGGAACAAACGGCATTCTATCTCTCTTTGTGGGGGAGGGAAACATACTCTGGATAGGAACCGATGGCGAAGGCATGACCCTTCTCAGAAATGGTTTTTTCGAGAGATTCGATGACGAGAACAAACTTGCCGACGGCCACATCAGGGCGATCCATGGTGATCCGTTCGGAAATATCTGGATCGCGACTGAACTGGGGATCCATCGCTTCGATGGGGAATCGATCTTTTCTTTCGGCTTGGAGGATGGGTTCGCGGACGATCTGTTCACCTCTGTCACCATCGATGGATGGGGACACGCATGGATGGGAACACTGAGGGGAGGGATCGGAGCTCTCTACGAGAATACAGTTCAGTTGATCGATTACGATCCAGACCTGGCCAGCCTGTCTGTCCTTTCCCTTGAGTCGGTTCCGGATGGAAGAGTCTTTGTGGGTACGATGACCGGCCTGTACTCGATCTGGCCCCATACCGGGATATTCGAATGGCTCGAGCAGATGGGGACCCAACCAGTCACAGCACTTTCCTCAAGAATGGATGGAACTCATCTGGCAGGTACTATGACTGCCGGACTCAAAATGATGAACGGGGACGAAGTGTCAGATCTTCTGATGGAGGAGGACCTGAGATACAGTCATATCCAATCGATATTCACCTGTACAGACGGATCGATATGGGCAGGAACCAGGAACAGGGGCCTCATCCAGGTCAGGAATGCCAGGGTAGGAAGAATATCAGAAGCGCAGGGACTGCCGACAGGCTCTGTATATCCAATAATTGGGGATGATAATGGCACCTTGTGGATCGGGAGCGGAAACAATGGATTGTTCGTCTCCAGAAATGGATCGGTGACCGAAAAGTATTCGGTTGATACCGGACTGGCCGGAGATATGGTAAGAGCCCTCCTGCTCCACGGTATGGATGAGGTGTGGGTAGGGACTATGGCGGGCGGGATCAGTATTCTATCCGGAGACAGGATAACAAATCTGGATGCGGGCAGAGGACTTCCCTCGAACAATATCACTGCCTTTATTGAAGGCGGAGATGGCTGCGTACTGGTCGGGACGGATAACGGAGTCGCAAGGGTCTCTTTCAGCGAAAAGGGGGCAAATGTAGAGGAACTCGTACTGGCAGGAGAGACGGTACGGACCTTCTATAAAGATATCGATGGATCGGTCCTTGCCGCAACTAGAAACGGCATCTGGAAGCTGGGTGGGGATGTGCAGGAACGGTTGGAATACGGTGGGTCGGAAAGGGGCTCGGATATCCTTTCGCTTCACCGTGGAATCGACGGCCGGCTCTGGGCCGGGACAGCAGGAAACGGCCTGATGAGAATCGGTCCTGACAGTGTCAGGACCTGTGATTCCAGTGACGGATTACCAGGAGATTACATATACAGTATAACCGGCGACGAACTGGGAGTGCTCTGGATGAGCTGCGAAAAAGGGGTCTTTCGGATCGATATCGATTCGGTCGGGTCATTTTTCGACGGCGCGGCAGTCATGCTCGTACCCGAGTTGTTCGACGAGGCTGAAGGTATGCCGGCGTCCGCATGCAGTGGCTATTGTTCACCATCATACTGGGTGTCCGGGGACGGAGGGAGGCTCTATCCTACTACAGGAGGAATCGCAGTCTTCGACGGGCCGGGTGAAGCCAGAATAGAAACGGTGCCGGTCGTCATTATAGAATCGATGACAGTGGACGATGATCCGGTAGATATCCACCAGATAGTGAAACTCTCGAATTCTGCCGGCAAGGTGGAATTCCGCTTTACTGCGCTGGTGTGTCGGTCACCAGAGAAATGTCGATTTCTATGCAGACTCGTCGGGCCAGTCTCATCCCTTTCGACCGTGATGATGGGAAAGGAGAGGGTGGTATCGTACAGAGATCTTCCCGCGGGTGATTACAGGATGACTGTCAGGGCAGCAGGTAATGGTGGAAGATGGAGCAGAAACACCGCTACGGCGATCTTTTCGATAGGCCTTCCGTTCTACAGAACGGCCAGATTCGGTTTCCTGTCGACATCATCGGTCATCCTGGCGAGTTTTGTGTGGTTTGCCGGTGTGAGATATTCGAGGAAACGGAAACAGAGATCGAAGTACAGGACTGTCACAATCGGCGACGACCAGATGGAGAAGGCTCTGGACGGGCTGGTCAAGCTCATGGAAGAGGATAAGATATTTCTCGATCCCGATCTGACTCTCAAGAAACTTGCCGGGATGCTGAGGATACATTACAATCAGCTTTCCATGATAATAAATGGGAAGTTCGATGTCAGTTTTAACGATTTTGTGAACGGTCACAGGGTGAAAGCGGTCAAGGAAATGTTCTCCGATCCGGCGAACGACAACCGGAATATTCTGGAAATAGCATATGATGCCGGCTTTTATTCGAAGTCCACATTCAATACCGCTTTCAGGAAATTTACAGGGACTACTCCATCAAAATACAGAAAGAGAACGAGTTAG
- a CDS encoding FAD-dependent oxidoreductase, protein MKLRDIISPFYAWKRAFEKPFTIMRPRKDREGAPAYRGFHINDLGKCVGCGTCEAICQNAAIDMVEIPGQETKRGDSGLRPSIDYGRCCWCALCVDVCPTTSLGMSNEYNWISDDGEDWVFIPGGDQKPWDMSEKGYRSTDESWLIEPARASMRFVKPDIRRKNFDEMMLGYTTETALEEAARCVECGLCIEACPTHMDVPQYIRAIRDQDLEEGLRILYDTNPFSESCGRVCTAHCETACPVGAQGRPLAIRWLKRYITDNTLDIRDSILETEDIPATGKKVAILGAGPAGLTAGFYLSHYGHEVRVFEQEDKPGGMLLSGIPEYRLPDEVIAREIKVIEDAGVEIKTGVRIGKDISARRILDDYDAVFISVGAQVGTDMPVEGNDLPAVHIGLDFLDRISKGERPDIGKKTIVVGGGNTAMDVARSAVRLDSEVEVVYRRSEKEMPANVEEVEEAREEGVVFNFLTTPEKITESGGRLQITCRRMRLGEPDSSGRRRPEAIEGSGFTIEADTCVMAIGQKVEDEIAREAGIKLNKWGNFDADPERMTTNIDGVFAGGDCETGPNDAVGAIGTGKKAAWSINEYLSGR, encoded by the coding sequence ATGAAACTGAGAGACATCATATCTCCCTTCTACGCCTGGAAAAGGGCGTTCGAAAAACCGTTTACGATCATGCGTCCGCGGAAAGACAGGGAAGGAGCTCCCGCGTACAGGGGTTTTCATATAAATGATCTTGGTAAGTGTGTCGGGTGCGGCACCTGCGAGGCGATCTGTCAAAACGCCGCTATCGATATGGTCGAGATACCCGGGCAGGAGACGAAGCGGGGTGACAGTGGCCTCAGGCCTTCGATTGATTATGGCAGATGCTGCTGGTGTGCTCTGTGCGTCGATGTATGTCCGACAACCAGCCTCGGGATGTCGAACGAGTATAACTGGATCTCGGATGATGGCGAGGACTGGGTTTTCATCCCTGGAGGAGATCAGAAGCCCTGGGACATGTCGGAGAAGGGGTACAGAAGTACAGACGAGTCCTGGCTGATAGAACCGGCCCGTGCTTCGATGCGATTCGTCAAACCTGATATTCGCAGGAAGAACTTCGATGAGATGATGCTCGGATATACGACTGAGACAGCGCTTGAGGAAGCGGCCAGGTGCGTCGAATGCGGCCTGTGTATCGAGGCCTGTCCTACCCATATGGATGTTCCACAATACATAAGGGCAATCAGGGACCAGGACCTCGAAGAAGGTCTCAGGATACTATACGATACGAACCCTTTCTCTGAATCGTGCGGGCGTGTATGCACGGCACATTGCGAGACCGCCTGTCCCGTCGGAGCGCAGGGAAGGCCGCTGGCCATCAGATGGCTGAAAAGATACATAACGGATAATACTCTCGATATCCGGGATTCTATACTCGAGACAGAAGATATTCCCGCAACGGGGAAAAAGGTGGCGATCTTAGGCGCAGGCCCCGCCGGACTTACGGCCGGGTTCTATCTCTCTCACTACGGACACGAGGTGAGAGTCTTCGAGCAGGAAGACAAGCCCGGTGGTATGTTACTTAGCGGTATACCTGAGTACAGGCTTCCTGACGAGGTGATCGCAAGGGAGATCAAAGTGATAGAAGATGCCGGTGTCGAAATCAAGACCGGTGTCAGGATCGGGAAAGATATTTCGGCGCGCCGTATACTGGATGATTACGATGCTGTTTTTATCTCGGTCGGAGCGCAGGTGGGAACAGATATGCCCGTAGAGGGCAATGATCTCCCGGCTGTCCATATCGGACTGGATTTCCTGGATCGTATTTCCAAGGGTGAAAGGCCCGATATTGGAAAGAAGACGATCGTAGTCGGCGGCGGGAATACAGCCATGGACGTTGCAAGGTCGGCTGTCAGGCTGGATTCTGAAGTAGAGGTCGTCTACCGACGGAGTGAGAAGGAGATGCCCGCTAATGTGGAGGAAGTGGAAGAGGCAAGGGAAGAGGGTGTCGTGTTCAACTTCCTGACCACACCGGAAAAGATAACGGAGAGTGGTGGCAGGCTTCAAATCACCTGCAGAAGGATGCGTCTGGGCGAGCCCGATTCGAGCGGCAGGCGGAGACCCGAGGCGATCGAAGGGTCCGGATTTACTATTGAGGCTGATACCTGTGTAATGGCGATAGGGCAGAAGGTCGAAGATGAGATCGCTCGTGAAGCCGGCATCAAGCTTAATAAATGGGGCAATTTCGATGCCGATCCGGAAAGAATGACGACGAATATCGATGGCGTTTTCGCCGGCGGCGACTGCGAGACGGGCCCTAACGACGCGGTAGGCGCGATAGGCACCGGCAAAAAGGCCGCCTGGTCGATCAACGAATATCTGTCCGGACGGTGA
- a CDS encoding NADH-quinone oxidoreductase subunit C, giving the protein MKRKMKDTIEKIRSMFDGGDTDEKREDLVFVTVPATQVVDCLGYLRDRAGYRHLVMISTVDHIERGVFQLTYLLHSYEKHHDIGVRAEIGRDNASMDSIHHLWAGAQVYQRELREMFGIDFPGSPRVDEPMLLEGWEGIPPMRRDFDTKKYSEETFFPREGRVTVDPATHMAGKNYAGEELVKRSVKEMVRGRRKRKGNDG; this is encoded by the coding sequence TTGAAAAGGAAAATGAAGGATACTATAGAGAAAATAAGATCGATGTTCGATGGAGGAGACACCGACGAGAAACGGGAGGACCTCGTTTTCGTCACAGTGCCTGCCACGCAGGTCGTGGACTGCCTGGGATATCTGAGGGACCGTGCCGGATATCGCCACCTCGTGATGATCTCGACCGTCGACCACATCGAGAGGGGAGTCTTCCAGCTGACTTATCTTCTCCACAGTTACGAAAAACACCACGATATCGGTGTCAGGGCGGAGATCGGCCGTGACAACGCGTCAATGGACAGCATCCATCATCTATGGGCCGGTGCGCAGGTATACCAGCGGGAACTCAGGGAGATGTTCGGGATCGATTTTCCCGGCAGCCCACGCGTCGACGAACCTATGTTGCTGGAGGGGTGGGAAGGAATCCCCCCGATGAGAAGAGATTTCGATACTAAAAAATATTCCGAGGAGACCTTCTTTCCACGTGAAGGAAGGGTGACGGTCGACCCTGCCACTCATATGGCCGGAAAGAATTATGCCGGCGAGGAACTGGTGAAGCGTTCGGTTAAAGAAATGGTGCGGGGGCGGAGGAAAAGGAAGGGTAACGATGGATAG
- the nuoB gene encoding NADH-quinone oxidoreductase subunit NuoB — protein sequence MSDETKNSNGMDEGFDEINEYFCDARPSPVSPSANRIVRNFQNWAQANSIFILGFGTGCGAIELRPLFTARYDISRYGLFPRPTPRQSSLFIIGGYASIKTMKRIIRSYEQIQNPKFVMGLGSCTVNGGMYWDSYNTINRLDHYIPVDVYVAGCMPRPESLIAGFDRLKELIMGGKAEGANTYAENFDWYKSNQKKIIKNWNMPEYNW from the coding sequence ATGAGTGACGAAACAAAAAATTCGAACGGAATGGACGAGGGCTTCGACGAGATCAACGAGTATTTCTGTGATGCCAGGCCATCGCCCGTCTCGCCCTCCGCGAACAGGATAGTTAGAAACTTCCAGAACTGGGCACAGGCGAATTCGATATTCATCCTGGGTTTCGGAACGGGATGCGGAGCCATCGAGCTGAGGCCTCTTTTTACGGCAAGGTACGATATCTCCAGGTATGGCCTCTTCCCGAGGCCGACTCCCAGGCAGTCCAGTCTCTTCATCATCGGAGGTTACGCGTCCATTAAGACGATGAAGAGGATAATAAGAAGTTACGAACAGATACAGAACCCGAAATTCGTCATGGGCCTTGGAAGCTGTACTGTGAATGGGGGGATGTACTGGGACAGCTACAACACGATCAATCGCCTCGACCACTATATCCCCGTCGACGTCTATGTGGCTGGCTGTATGCCGCGGCCCGAATCGCTGATTGCCGGGTTCGACAGGTTGAAGGAACTGATCATGGGCGGAAAGGCGGAAGGGGCGAACACATACGCGGAGAATTTCGACTGGTACAAGAGTAACCAGAAGAAGATCATCAAGAACTGGAACATGCCGGAGTACAACTGGTAG